Proteins encoded by one window of Bacteroidota bacterium:
- a CDS encoding TonB-dependent receptor has protein sequence MRYILLAVLACLLSSHLYAQGGIRGQVTDQSTGDPLIGVYIRVINSTKGAESDFDGNYSITDLAAGNYTLVFQYGGYLADTIPGVQVSAGKLTELNLKMQDQAAEIGTITIKGERVAITNDVALIGDIKMSDVVVTGISQQQMNLSQDRSAGDAIRRVSGVTLQGGSFVNIRGLSERYNVVMLNNVIAPSTETDRRAFDFGIVPSSMLDRITVYRSPSPELYADMGGGIVRIYTRNVPEKNTVTASLSGSWRFGTTGQEALNHDRPGGFALGLYNGDNDLPGSFPEKGTVRNASGFNATQRAELGKQLSNDLDTKVSTIGPDVRASMGYGTRFPVGKALIGTSTILRYSNAHQYFDVERDEYAGTERKLFEFDDKNYTHTTSIGILHNWSAVLDERKNHKLYFRNLFSQNNAKQTVVRLGGNLEDNAAEEARYSFSQEINSIYSGQLSGEHDLSEALRTKIEWTAAYNYANKNIPDWRQYVLIRPIDSTDFFLNATAQVGSRETGSRFYSENTENTYIGLVNLTTAFKFLQRDAELKYGFYYEAKDRNFDSRLLGIQYRPGANNVFGDFSQLRVERDQLYRTNVFAYGYAPDKYRANGGLQLEELTQPQDSYTADQKLYAGYLAVGLPITARLRVFGGARYESSVQTLESEIGNGASGDPLKVDNPFDIWMPTATLTYRFSDQHSLRGSYSKTLNRPELRELAPFEFYIFEYNQLRAGNPALKTATINHYELRYEFYPTLGDLITLGGFYKDFTDPIEYFLDPRSQLNSFNLINADRAQSFGVEVEIRKNLGFIDSTFRNFSLIGNAALIRSRVEIKDQALKTLLGDNADRPLQGQAPYVINAGLYYENEKLGLGTSVQYNVVGPNIAFVGNVNDPAIFNTPRHLLDFTLRKDINRWFSANVGMQNILNAEFIQVQDTNGDNTGQRNGDDRSILRYFEQPYLTVGFSMNLQPQPREK, from the coding sequence ATGCGCTACATTTTACTCGCTGTACTAGCCTGTCTACTCTCTTCGCACCTGTATGCACAGGGCGGCATACGCGGCCAGGTAACTGACCAGAGTACCGGAGATCCCCTCATCGGAGTATACATCCGGGTGATCAACAGTACGAAGGGTGCCGAGTCTGATTTCGACGGCAACTACTCGATAACCGACCTGGCTGCCGGTAACTATACCCTTGTTTTTCAATACGGCGGCTATCTGGCCGACACCATTCCGGGCGTACAGGTAAGTGCGGGAAAGCTTACAGAGCTGAACCTGAAAATGCAGGACCAGGCTGCGGAAATAGGCACCATCACCATCAAGGGTGAGCGCGTGGCTATTACCAACGACGTAGCGCTGATAGGCGACATCAAGATGAGCGATGTGGTGGTAACCGGCATCAGCCAGCAGCAGATGAACCTGAGCCAAGACCGTAGTGCTGGAGACGCCATCCGGCGGGTATCCGGTGTTACGCTACAGGGCGGCAGCTTTGTAAACATACGGGGCCTGAGCGAGCGCTACAATGTGGTGATGCTGAACAACGTAATAGCCCCCAGCACCGAGACTGATCGCCGGGCTTTTGACTTTGGCATTGTGCCCAGCAGTATGCTGGACCGCATAACCGTGTACCGCAGCCCCAGCCCCGAGCTGTATGCAGATATGGGCGGCGGCATTGTGCGCATCTATACCCGGAATGTACCCGAAAAAAACACGGTAACAGCCAGCCTCTCTGGCAGCTGGCGCTTTGGCACCACTGGCCAGGAGGCACTGAACCACGACCGTCCGGGCGGCTTCGCCCTGGGCCTCTACAATGGCGACAACGACCTACCCGGCAGCTTCCCCGAAAAAGGAACGGTGCGCAACGCCAGTGGCTTCAATGCGACGCAGCGGGCCGAGCTGGGCAAGCAGCTGAGCAACGACCTGGACACCAAGGTATCTACCATTGGCCCCGATGTGCGGGCCAGCATGGGCTATGGTACCCGCTTCCCCGTGGGCAAGGCACTGATCGGTACCAGCACCATCCTGCGCTATAGCAACGCCCACCAGTATTTTGATGTGGAGCGGGATGAGTATGCCGGTACGGAGCGGAAGTTATTTGAGTTTGACGACAAAAATTATACCCACACCACCTCCATTGGCATTCTGCACAACTGGTCTGCGGTGCTGGATGAGCGAAAGAACCACAAGCTTTATTTTCGCAACCTCTTTAGCCAGAATAACGCCAAGCAAACCGTGGTACGCCTGGGTGGCAACCTGGAGGACAACGCCGCTGAGGAGGCACGCTACTCCTTTAGCCAGGAGATCAACAGCATCTACAGCGGCCAGCTAAGTGGCGAGCACGACCTGAGTGAGGCTCTGCGCACCAAGATAGAGTGGACAGCGGCCTACAATTATGCCAACAAGAACATCCCCGACTGGCGCCAGTATGTGCTGATACGCCCGATAGACTCTACGGACTTCTTCCTGAATGCGACGGCCCAGGTAGGCTCGCGCGAAACCGGCAGCCGTTTCTATTCCGAAAACACGGAGAATACCTACATCGGGCTGGTTAACCTCACCACCGCCTTCAAGTTTCTGCAGCGCGATGCCGAGCTGAAGTATGGCTTCTACTACGAGGCCAAAGACCGGAACTTCGACTCGCGCCTGCTGGGCATCCAGTACCGGCCGGGGGCCAACAATGTGTTTGGCGACTTTAGCCAGCTGCGGGTGGAGCGAGACCAGCTGTATCGCACCAACGTGTTTGCCTACGGCTATGCCCCCGACAAGTACCGTGCCAACGGCGGCCTGCAGCTGGAGGAGCTGACTCAGCCCCAGGACTCGTATACCGCCGACCAAAAACTCTATGCCGGTTACCTGGCGGTAGGCCTGCCCATCACCGCCCGCCTGAGGGTATTTGGCGGCGCACGCTACGAAAGCAGCGTGCAGACCCTCGAGTCTGAAATAGGCAATGGTGCCAGCGGTGATCCGCTGAAGGTAGATAATCCCTTCGATATCTGGATGCCTACGGCTACCCTTACCTACCGCTTTAGCGACCAGCACAGCCTGCGCGGCAGCTACAGCAAGACCCTGAACCGCCCCGAGCTGCGCGAGCTGGCACCTTTCGAATTCTACATTTTTGAGTACAACCAGCTACGTGCCGGAAACCCCGCGCTGAAGACGGCTACCATCAACCACTACGAGCTTCGCTACGAATTCTACCCCACCCTGGGCGACCTCATCACCTTGGGCGGCTTCTATAAAGACTTTACCGACCCCATCGAGTACTTCCTGGACCCCCGGTCCCAGCTGAACTCATTCAACCTGATCAACGCAGACCGCGCCCAGAGCTTTGGCGTAGAGGTGGAAATACGAAAAAACCTGGGCTTTATCGACTCTACGTTCAGGAACTTCTCCCTCATTGGCAATGCCGCCCTTATCCGGTCGCGTGTAGAGATTAAGGACCAGGCCCTCAAGACTCTGCTGGGCGACAATGCCGATCGCCCTCTGCAGGGCCAAGCCCCCTATGTGATCAACGCCGGACTATACTACGAGAACGAAAAGCTGGGCCTGGGTACCAGTGTGCAGTACAATGTGGTGGGCCCAAACATCGCCTTTGTGGGCAACGTAAACGACCCCGCCATCTTCAATACCCCCCGCCACCTGCTGGACTTTACCCTCCGGAAGGACATCAACCGCTGGTTCTCGGCCAACGTGGGTATGCAGAACATTCTGAACGCCGAGTTCATCCAGGTGCAAGACACCAATGGCGACAACACGGGCCAGCGCAATGGCGACGACCGATCCATCCTCCGCTACTTTGAGCAACCCTACCTGACCGTGGGCTTTTCTATGAACCTACAGCCCCAGCCTCGGGAAAAATAA
- a CDS encoding metalloregulator ArsR/SmtB family transcription factor: MHTKEMQNNTGFQNDLDARGLELAANTLKAIAHPMRMAILYLLKREGRMSVTQIYGALGLEQAVASHHLGILKDKGVLGSSREGKNTFYYLGKPELAQVLDIVQQSLR, translated from the coding sequence ATGCACACAAAAGAAATGCAGAATAATACTGGTTTTCAGAATGACTTGGATGCCCGCGGGCTGGAGCTGGCTGCCAACACGCTAAAGGCTATCGCGCATCCTATGCGCATGGCCATCCTGTACCTACTGAAGCGCGAGGGACGGATGTCCGTTACGCAAATCTACGGAGCCCTGGGCCTGGAGCAGGCGGTTGCTTCTCACCACCTGGGCATCTTGAAGGATAAGGGCGTGCTGGGCTCTTCACGCGAGGGCAAGAACACGTTTTACTACCTGGGCAAGCCAGAGCTGGCGCAGGTGCTGGACATTGTGCAGCAGAGCCTGAGGTAG